One window of Dechloromonas sp. ZY10 genomic DNA carries:
- a CDS encoding UvrD-helicase domain-containing protein, whose product MNADSAATPVSRLREDEAARQRALDLASFIVEAPAGAGKTELLTQRTLRLLAVVDNPEEVLALTFTNKAATEMRDRILGSLELAAGGELPEAPHKQLTFHLAGAVLQRDRERGWSLLQHPGRLRITTLDALCANLARQMPFLSRFGAQPGVADDAEAHYATAARRTLAMLESDDPATDAVTSDADVVAAALAFMDNHAGRLERLLIAMLGRRDQWLQHAARINHGGEALRAEIEAGFALLTGRTLQTAAERLDARWQTRLLPLARFAAGNGVAALAPLLERTEPARALATDLPAWRALASLLLTSSGSLRQKLDKRCGFPADKEAKPHKEAMSELLAELAQVSGLPEALAAVADLPAPHFSPAEWSTVAGFARLLQLAAGQLWLVFQEAGEVDFIEIAARAGLALGDDEAPTDLAQALDYRIQHLLVDEFQDTSPGQVELIARLMRGWQPGDGRTMFVVGDPMQSIYRFRKAEVGLFLRVRERGIGDVALEHLRLFRNNRSYPGIVDWVNRAFPGIFPAQDAPETGAVCYAPSAATRPFEAASGVQVHPVFADSDDAAGDEARIVLDLILQARAQRREGEPQERVAVLVRARSHLDALVGEIRRSAPELRFSAVEIEGLAERQHIEDLLTLYRALSHRADRIHWLALLRGPCCGLTLADLLALAGGDKQRTVWQLMHAEERLAALSDDGRARLLCVRAVLAQALAERGRMSPRRWLEGVWVLLGGPRTLASPEEMADVDAFFQLVDQIATDGRLPADELAARTAELYAPPDPLAGEAVQMMTIHKSKGLEFETVIVPGLHRDTGMHDSSLLLWDQVADADGHEHLLVAPLRSKVASDEGGEEGESGDGATLYDLLRRVENERSAHEDERLLYVAATRAIRHLHLVGVAKLDPEADDGLKPPASGTLLRLLWPGEAQPVFAAALAARGAQAEETAIAVAEVPPAPPLRRLRVVGPPPELAAPLPPIDADNPPLVALSATGIALDASVGTLVHRCLELIARQGLPQWPAERLPGLLPGWQRWLRGLGHSPEEAASGAAEALAALQRTLDSETGRWLLADHPQAGCEQAWTSLEAASTVNHVIDRIFVADGVRWIIDYKTVRLAADEDEAGALRRRAEGFRPQLERYAALFAGDSVPPKKAIWFALQGCLLVLD is encoded by the coding sequence ATGAACGCCGATTCTGCTGCAACCCCGGTTTCCCGCCTGCGCGAAGACGAAGCAGCCCGCCAACGGGCGCTCGACCTGGCCTCGTTCATCGTCGAGGCGCCGGCCGGAGCGGGCAAGACCGAACTGCTGACCCAGCGCACCTTGCGCCTGCTGGCCGTGGTCGACAATCCGGAAGAAGTGCTGGCGCTGACCTTCACCAATAAGGCCGCTACCGAGATGCGCGACCGCATTCTCGGTAGCCTGGAGCTGGCCGCCGGCGGCGAATTGCCGGAGGCGCCGCACAAACAGCTGACTTTTCATCTAGCCGGCGCGGTCTTGCAGCGTGACCGCGAGCGCGGCTGGAGCTTGCTGCAGCATCCGGGCCGCTTGCGCATCACTACCCTCGACGCGCTGTGCGCCAATCTGGCGCGGCAAATGCCCTTTCTCTCGCGCTTCGGCGCGCAGCCCGGCGTGGCCGACGACGCCGAGGCGCATTACGCCACGGCTGCGCGGCGGACGCTGGCGATGCTCGAAAGCGACGATCCGGCGACCGATGCGGTCACCAGCGATGCAGATGTCGTCGCTGCCGCGCTGGCCTTCATGGATAACCATGCCGGCCGCCTTGAACGCCTGCTGATCGCCATGCTCGGCCGGCGCGACCAGTGGCTGCAGCACGCGGCGCGGATCAATCACGGCGGCGAGGCCCTGCGGGCCGAGATCGAGGCCGGTTTCGCACTGCTCACCGGGCGTACCCTGCAGACGGCAGCGGAACGGCTCGATGCCCGCTGGCAGACGCGGCTGCTGCCGCTGGCGCGGTTTGCCGCCGGCAACGGCGTGGCGGCGCTGGCGCCGCTGCTTGAGCGAACCGAGCCAGCACGGGCGCTGGCCACCGATCTGCCGGCCTGGCGAGCGCTCGCCAGCCTGCTGCTGACTAGCAGCGGCAGCCTGCGCCAGAAGCTCGACAAGCGTTGCGGCTTCCCCGCCGACAAGGAGGCCAAACCGCACAAGGAAGCGATGAGCGAACTGCTCGCCGAACTGGCGCAGGTCAGCGGCCTGCCCGAGGCACTGGCGGCAGTGGCCGATTTGCCTGCGCCGCATTTTTCGCCCGCCGAATGGTCGACCGTGGCCGGCTTCGCGCGCCTGCTGCAACTCGCCGCCGGGCAGTTGTGGCTGGTCTTTCAGGAAGCCGGCGAGGTCGATTTCATCGAAATCGCCGCCCGCGCCGGCCTGGCGCTTGGCGACGACGAGGCGCCGACCGACCTGGCGCAGGCGCTCGACTACCGGATTCAGCATCTGCTGGTGGACGAATTCCAGGACACCAGCCCCGGCCAGGTCGAGCTGATTGCCCGCCTGATGCGCGGCTGGCAGCCCGGCGACGGACGCACGATGTTCGTCGTCGGCGATCCGATGCAGTCGATCTACCGTTTCCGTAAGGCCGAGGTCGGGCTCTTCCTGCGCGTCCGCGAGCGCGGCATCGGCGACGTGGCGCTCGAACATCTGCGCCTGTTCCGCAATAACCGCTCGTATCCGGGGATCGTCGATTGGGTCAATCGCGCTTTTCCGGGCATTTTCCCGGCGCAGGACGCGCCGGAAACCGGCGCCGTCTGTTACGCCCCGTCGGCGGCAACACGGCCGTTCGAGGCCGCCAGCGGGGTGCAGGTGCATCCGGTGTTCGCTGATAGCGACGATGCCGCCGGTGACGAGGCGCGGATCGTCCTCGACCTGATCCTGCAGGCGCGCGCGCAACGGCGAGAAGGAGAACCCCAGGAACGGGTCGCGGTGCTGGTCCGGGCGCGCAGCCACCTCGACGCGCTGGTCGGCGAAATCCGCCGCAGTGCGCCCGAACTGCGCTTTTCGGCAGTCGAGATCGAAGGCCTGGCCGAGCGCCAGCATATCGAGGACCTGCTCACCCTGTACCGCGCGCTGAGCCACCGCGCCGACCGCATCCACTGGCTGGCGTTGCTGCGCGGCCCCTGTTGCGGGCTGACCCTGGCCGACCTGTTGGCGCTGGCCGGCGGCGACAAACAGCGCACGGTGTGGCAGCTGATGCACGCCGAGGAACGACTGGCGGCGCTTTCGGACGATGGTCGGGCGCGCCTGCTCTGTGTGCGCGCAGTGCTCGCGCAGGCCCTGGCCGAGCGCGGGCGGATGTCTCCCCGGCGCTGGCTGGAAGGCGTCTGGGTGCTGCTCGGCGGGCCGCGCACGCTGGCTTCCCCGGAGGAAATGGCGGATGTCGATGCCTTCTTTCAGCTGGTCGATCAGATTGCGACCGACGGTCGGCTGCCGGCCGACGAACTCGCCGCGCGCACTGCCGAGTTGTACGCGCCGCCCGACCCGCTGGCCGGCGAGGCCGTGCAGATGATGACCATCCACAAATCCAAGGGACTGGAATTCGAAACCGTGATCGTGCCCGGCCTGCACCGGGACACCGGCATGCACGACAGCAGCCTGTTGCTGTGGGACCAGGTGGCCGATGCCGATGGGCACGAGCATTTGCTGGTGGCGCCGCTGCGCAGCAAGGTCGCCAGCGACGAGGGCGGCGAGGAAGGGGAAAGCGGGGACGGCGCTACCCTCTATGACCTGTTGCGCCGGGTCGAGAACGAACGCAGCGCGCACGAGGACGAGCGCCTGCTCTACGTTGCGGCAACGCGGGCGATCCGCCACCTGCACCTGGTCGGGGTGGCCAAGCTCGACCCCGAGGCCGACGACGGGCTCAAGCCGCCGGCCAGCGGCACCCTGTTGCGCCTGCTCTGGCCAGGCGAGGCGCAGCCGGTGTTTGCCGCTGCGCTGGCCGCACGTGGGGCGCAGGCTGAAGAGACGGCGATCGCGGTAGCGGAAGTGCCGCCGGCACCGCCTCTGCGTCGTCTCCGCGTGGTGGGGCCGCCGCCCGAACTGGCGGCACCATTGCCCCCGATCGATGCCGACAACCCGCCGCTGGTCGCGCTCTCGGCGACCGGCATCGCGCTCGACGCCTCGGTGGGCACGCTGGTCCATCGCTGCCTGGAATTAATCGCCCGCCAGGGTTTGCCGCAATGGCCGGCGGAACGCCTGCCCGGACTGCTGCCCGGCTGGCAGCGCTGGCTGCGCGGCCTTGGCCACAGCCCTGAAGAAGCCGCGAGCGGCGCTGCCGAGGCTCTGGCGGCACTGCAGCGGACGCTGGACAGCGAAACCGGCCGCTGGTTGCTGGCCGATCACCCTCAGGCCGGCTGCGAACAGGCCTGGACGAGCCTGGAGGCGGCATCCACGGTCAACCACGTGATCGACCGGATTTTTGTTGCCGATGGCGTGCGCTGGATCATCGATTACAAAACCGTGCGTCTGGCCGCCGACGAGGACGAAGCTGGCGCGCTGCGTCGCCGCGCCGAAGGCTTCCGGCCGCAACTCGAACGCTACGCCGCGCTGTTTGCCGGCGATTCGGTGCCGCCCAAAAAGGCCATCTGGTTTGCCTTGCAGGGCTGCTTGCTGGTCCTCGACTAG
- a CDS encoding ATP-binding protein, which produces MTRWFSLRRRLLGLLLGGISAVWSLTLLLSYLDAQHEIDELFDAQLAQSAQTLLALATHDDEDERIGDLSEVGDAAHEYQRHLRFQIWRDDGRLAMRSENAPETPLTVDRGFAERPDATALWRTYSQWNRERSLQVQVAEDHAIRDELTRNIAWRFLLPMLFGLPLIGLGTWLATRRGLAALDALAGQIASRQAAQLQPIVPASAPEEIRPMLEALNQLFARVEQTLESERRFTADAAHELRTPLAALQAQAQVALQARDDAERNRSLAQLQIGLVRAAHLVDQMLLLARLDPEQGLPAAEAVDLPALVEEVCAELGNAILARELDFDFIPADGMVHGQREWLRVLARNLIDNAIRYTPRGGQLRVVVAATAEALLLQVADSGPGIPASERQRVLERFHRLHAGEVPGSGLGLAIVARIAALHGASLELDASPLGGLEVRVRWPR; this is translated from the coding sequence ATGACCCGCTGGTTCTCGCTGCGCCGCCGCCTGCTCGGCCTGCTGCTCGGCGGGATCAGCGCGGTGTGGTCGCTAACCCTGCTGCTCAGCTACCTCGACGCGCAGCACGAAATCGACGAGTTGTTCGACGCGCAACTGGCCCAATCGGCGCAAACCCTGCTCGCGCTGGCAACGCACGACGACGAGGACGAGCGGATCGGCGACCTGAGCGAGGTCGGCGATGCGGCGCATGAATACCAGCGTCACCTGCGCTTCCAGATCTGGCGCGACGACGGCCGTCTGGCGATGCGCTCGGAAAATGCCCCGGAAACGCCGTTGACCGTGGATCGCGGCTTTGCCGAACGACCCGACGCCACGGCCCTGTGGCGCACCTACAGCCAGTGGAACCGCGAACGCAGCCTGCAGGTGCAGGTCGCCGAAGACCATGCGATCCGCGACGAACTGACCCGCAACATCGCCTGGCGCTTCCTGTTGCCGATGCTCTTCGGCCTGCCGCTGATCGGCCTCGGCACCTGGCTGGCGACCCGCCGCGGACTGGCCGCGCTGGATGCGCTGGCTGGCCAGATTGCCAGCCGGCAGGCGGCACAATTGCAGCCAATCGTGCCGGCCAGCGCGCCGGAGGAAATCCGCCCGATGCTGGAGGCGCTCAACCAGTTGTTTGCCCGCGTCGAACAGACGCTGGAATCCGAACGCCGGTTTACCGCCGACGCCGCCCACGAGCTGCGCACCCCGCTCGCTGCCCTGCAGGCGCAGGCGCAGGTAGCACTGCAAGCGCGCGATGACGCCGAGCGCAACCGTTCGCTGGCGCAGCTGCAGATCGGCCTGGTCCGCGCCGCGCACCTGGTCGACCAGATGCTGCTGCTGGCCCGGCTCGATCCCGAGCAGGGCTTGCCGGCAGCCGAGGCGGTCGATCTGCCGGCCCTGGTCGAGGAAGTCTGCGCCGAGCTCGGCAACGCCATCCTCGCCCGCGAACTCGACTTCGACTTCATCCCCGCCGACGGCATGGTGCACGGCCAGCGCGAGTGGCTGCGCGTGCTGGCCCGCAACCTGATCGACAACGCCATCCGCTACACCCCGCGCGGCGGCCAGTTGCGGGTCGTCGTCGCGGCGACGGCCGAGGCGCTGCTGCTGCAGGTCGCCGACAGCGGCCCGGGGATTCCCGCCAGTGAACGCCAGCGGGTACTCGAACGCTTCCACCGCCTGCACGCCGGCGAAGTCCCCGGCAGCGGCCTCGGGCTGGCCATCGTCGCGCGCATCGCGGCCTTGCATGGCGCCAGCCTCGAACTCGACGCCAGTCCGCTCGGCGGACTCGAAGTCCGCGTTCGCTGGCCACGCTGA
- a CDS encoding response regulator, which yields MRILLVEDDPQLGDGLCVGLRQTGFTVDWLRDGKSAIAALTVENFDFAVLDLGLPDCSGMAVLAAARQAGRDLPVLILTARDAINDKIAGLDAGADDYLVKPVDLNELAARLRALARRRQGRATPLLTHGTLTLDPAARRVTRDGIEVALSAREFSLLQLLLEAAGRVLPKSQLEQALYGWNDEPDSNALEVHIHHLRKKLGSDLIRTLRGVGYTVPKP from the coding sequence ATGCGCATCCTCCTCGTTGAAGACGACCCCCAACTCGGCGACGGCCTCTGCGTCGGCCTGCGGCAGACCGGTTTCACGGTCGACTGGCTGCGCGACGGAAAATCGGCCATCGCCGCGTTGACCGTGGAAAATTTCGATTTCGCCGTGCTCGATCTCGGCCTCCCCGACTGTTCCGGAATGGCGGTACTGGCCGCCGCGCGGCAGGCCGGGCGCGATCTGCCGGTACTGATTCTGACCGCCCGCGATGCAATCAACGACAAGATTGCCGGCCTCGATGCCGGTGCCGACGATTATCTGGTCAAGCCGGTCGACCTCAACGAACTGGCCGCCCGCCTGCGCGCGCTGGCCCGCCGCCGCCAGGGCCGGGCGACGCCGCTGCTGACGCATGGGACATTGACGCTCGACCCAGCCGCCCGCCGGGTGACCCGCGACGGCATCGAAGTAGCACTCTCGGCACGCGAGTTTTCATTGCTGCAACTGCTGCTCGAAGCCGCCGGCCGGGTATTGCCCAAGAGCCAGCTCGAACAGGCACTCTATGGCTGGAACGACGAGCCCGACAGCAACGCCCTCGAAGTGCATATCCATCACCTGCGCAAGAAGCTGGGCAGCGACCTGATCCGCACCCTGCGCGGTGTCGGCTATACCGTGCCCAAGCCATGA
- a CDS encoding FecR domain-containing protein: protein MHSLARFTLSALALALGFTAGLQAQEGATVLFSQSGSQIINAAGNSRPASRGERLQTGERLVTPANAISQIKLPDGSLVGVRPGSELSIDSSSRQQTIAVQQGGVRVIGAELIKPQASSNLVVQTPQARVELRAGDLETAVTRPPAGNRQDGEAGSYNRLQAGAASLQKPGAPSQGLDLRQTTFVDNSGKLAQLGATLPPPTAGEAPRPPRPAEAPPPGGSGKTPPGQPPLVPQLGGSSGAPPTLPVIGQGGAPVPGGMPPPPAGGLRPPLLPPPGQAGAPGAGALGKLPPLPPQPGMLPGTPQGRPPGVVPGPFQPGAPKPPQPPSQNPPPIQNPPPGGMQPPAGPQAPAPLPPPVRP, encoded by the coding sequence ATGCATTCCCTTGCCCGTTTTACCCTGTCCGCCCTGGCTCTGGCACTCGGCTTCACCGCCGGCCTGCAGGCCCAGGAAGGCGCCACCGTACTTTTTTCGCAAAGTGGCAGCCAGATCATCAATGCAGCCGGCAACAGCCGGCCGGCCAGCCGCGGCGAACGGCTGCAGACCGGAGAACGGCTGGTAACGCCGGCCAACGCAATCTCCCAGATCAAGCTCCCCGACGGCAGCCTGGTTGGCGTTCGCCCCGGCTCCGAACTCAGCATCGACAGTTCCAGCCGGCAACAGACGATTGCCGTACAGCAAGGCGGCGTGCGGGTGATCGGCGCCGAATTGATCAAGCCGCAAGCCAGCAGCAATCTGGTCGTACAAACGCCGCAAGCCCGCGTTGAGTTGCGGGCCGGCGACCTGGAAACCGCAGTCACCCGCCCGCCTGCCGGCAACCGCCAGGACGGCGAGGCGGGTAGCTACAATCGGCTGCAGGCCGGTGCCGCCAGCTTGCAGAAGCCGGGAGCGCCCAGCCAAGGACTGGACTTGCGCCAGACCACGTTCGTCGACAACAGCGGCAAACTGGCACAACTGGGAGCGACGTTGCCGCCCCCCACCGCCGGCGAGGCCCCGCGCCCGCCACGCCCCGCCGAGGCGCCGCCCCCAGGCGGCTCGGGCAAAACGCCCCCCGGGCAGCCGCCGCTGGTTCCGCAACTGGGCGGTTCCTCCGGCGCGCCACCAACCCTGCCGGTCATCGGTCAGGGAGGAGCGCCTGTACCGGGCGGAATGCCCCCTCCGCCGGCCGGCGGTCTCCGCCCACCGTTGCTGCCCCCGCCCGGACAGGCCGGTGCACCGGGAGCCGGGGCGCTGGGCAAACTGCCGCCACTCCCGCCACAACCCGGAATGTTGCCCGGAACCCCGCAAGGCAGACCCCCCGGCGTCGTCCCCGGCCCGTTCCAGCCGGGCGCCCCGAAACCACCGCAACCGCCGAGTCAGAATCCTCCCCCAATTCAGAATCCGCCACCGGGAGGGATGCAACCGCCTGCCGGACCGCAAGCTCCGGCTCCGTTACCGCCGCCGGTACGTCCTTGA
- a CDS encoding surface lipoprotein assembly modifier, whose protein sequence is MKHSPAKRRPGGPTSRLSQIAWALALCLPLSAGAQQALIDQAQALVASGKAGDAYLLLEASEEAYAGDAAFDYLLASTALSSGRPSKAIFVHERILAVDPSYVGVRADMGLAYYALGDYARAKIEFEAVLAIGNLPSDLRSQVEQYVRAIDARNQSGGGYRTAYVEFGFGRDSNVGSATEHRLLNLPAYGLYQPLPPIGLRRGDNYSTLALGGEISHPLNQRLGIYAGADYRIRDYRHYNDPNTWTLDGRAGLSYSGNDWLLRGGVLLGEYRYNAARLRQSSGATLDWRQAIDASNQFTAGASVIKANYLTRSTLGQDVNIYSGNLGWLRAIGNGNTVLGLSGTLGYEESLRSRDDGDRRFWGPRLTVQSSFNPVLGGYLTTGATHSVYSGNNTSYQFARNETTYDLTMALNWTVAKGVALRPQVSYIKNVSNATLYSYDKTDLSLNLRFDY, encoded by the coding sequence TTGAAACATTCACCAGCCAAGCGGCGGCCAGGGGGGCCGACCAGCCGTTTGTCGCAGATCGCGTGGGCCCTGGCTTTATGCCTGCCGCTCAGCGCCGGCGCCCAGCAGGCCTTGATTGACCAGGCGCAAGCCCTGGTCGCTTCGGGCAAGGCCGGTGACGCCTACCTGCTGCTCGAAGCCAGCGAGGAGGCCTATGCTGGCGATGCCGCCTTCGATTACCTGCTGGCCAGCACGGCACTCAGCAGCGGGCGGCCGAGCAAGGCCATCTTCGTTCATGAGCGGATTCTCGCGGTCGATCCGTCCTATGTCGGCGTCCGCGCCGACATGGGTCTGGCCTACTACGCGCTGGGCGACTATGCCCGAGCCAAGATCGAATTCGAGGCTGTGCTGGCGATTGGCAATCTGCCCTCGGACCTGCGTAGCCAGGTCGAACAGTACGTACGGGCGATCGATGCCCGCAACCAGAGCGGCGGGGGCTACCGTACCGCCTACGTCGAATTCGGCTTCGGGCGCGACAGCAACGTCGGCAGCGCCACCGAACACCGCCTGCTCAATTTGCCGGCTTACGGCCTGTATCAACCGCTCCCGCCGATCGGCCTGCGCCGGGGAGACAACTACTCGACCCTGGCGCTGGGCGGCGAAATCAGCCACCCGCTCAATCAACGGCTGGGCATCTATGCCGGTGCAGACTACCGGATCCGCGACTACCGCCACTATAACGATCCCAATACCTGGACTCTGGACGGTCGTGCCGGCCTGAGCTACAGCGGTAACGACTGGCTGTTGCGCGGCGGCGTGCTGCTTGGCGAATACCGCTACAACGCCGCCCGCCTGCGCCAAAGCAGTGGCGCAACTCTCGACTGGCGCCAGGCCATCGATGCCTCCAACCAGTTCACCGCAGGTGCCTCGGTGATCAAGGCCAACTATCTGACCCGCAGCACGCTGGGTCAGGACGTCAATATCTACAGCGGCAACCTCGGCTGGCTACGCGCCATCGGCAACGGCAATACGGTCCTGGGCCTGAGCGGCACCCTCGGCTACGAGGAATCCTTGCGTTCGCGCGACGATGGTGACCGCCGCTTCTGGGGACCACGCCTGACCGTGCAGTCAAGCTTCAATCCGGTTCTCGGCGGCTACCTCACCACCGGTGCCACCCATTCGGTCTATAGCGGCAACAACACCAGCTACCAGTTTGCCCGCAATGAAACCACTTACGATCTGACCATGGCCCTGAACTGGACCGTGGCCAAGGGCGTCGCCCTGCGGCCGCAGGTGTCGTACATCAAGAACGTCAGCAATGCGACGCTCTACTCGTACGACAAGACCGACCTCTCGCTGAACCTGCGTTTCGATTACTGA
- a CDS encoding tetratricopeptide repeat protein: MSAISFPLRSLLFAALLLGAVAPSVAEDNPYLDAMQAIADGRYEDARRSLASLAAQEPEHAGAWLDLAILQCGLGHREEAEALFTAIELRFAPPPAIREMIAQQRATGCRPNAGKGSYRLRAGRGYDSNANQGASNPNLNIGSGSNTLTLVLAPEYAPRGDSFTSIQAEGAMPLGNNGSLGFAHFLHRRYDNLSRYDLSSAIVGLERPWQLGSWSLRATASAGLLGLGGKLYQQHLQAQLQVTPPLPLPAPWQLSLIGATSLQAYPAQSQFDAVQNEFRLQLTHRGQEHLLQAAAGLLADDSSKARPGGDRQGWTASLFGRLHLGQGWSAEGAWNVLDWRGARPFSPGLIDFRREQQTRQLRLGLHYALGHGQAIIAEYRQIDNDENISIMGYRGRQLSLNWQWQP, encoded by the coding sequence TTGTCCGCCATTTCGTTCCCGCTCCGCAGTTTGTTGTTCGCCGCGCTGTTGCTTGGCGCGGTCGCGCCGAGCGTGGCCGAAGACAATCCCTATCTGGATGCGATGCAGGCAATTGCCGACGGCCGCTACGAAGATGCCCGGCGCTCGCTGGCCAGCCTTGCCGCCCAGGAGCCGGAACATGCTGGCGCCTGGCTCGATCTGGCAATCCTGCAATGCGGCCTGGGTCATCGTGAAGAGGCCGAAGCCCTGTTCACGGCAATCGAGCTACGCTTTGCGCCGCCACCGGCGATCCGCGAGATGATCGCCCAGCAGCGCGCTACCGGCTGCCGGCCCAACGCCGGCAAAGGCAGCTACCGCCTGCGCGCCGGCCGCGGGTACGACAGCAATGCCAATCAGGGAGCCAGCAACCCCAACCTCAACATCGGCAGCGGTTCGAACACGCTGACTCTGGTCCTCGCCCCCGAATACGCACCGCGTGGCGACAGCTTCACCAGCATTCAGGCAGAAGGCGCCATGCCGCTGGGCAACAACGGCAGCCTCGGTTTTGCCCATTTTCTCCACCGGCGCTACGACAACCTCAGCCGCTACGACCTCAGCTCTGCCATCGTCGGACTCGAACGTCCCTGGCAACTGGGTTCCTGGAGCCTGCGGGCCACCGCCTCAGCCGGCCTGCTCGGGCTGGGCGGAAAGCTCTATCAGCAGCACCTGCAGGCTCAGTTGCAGGTCACTCCGCCGTTACCGCTGCCCGCGCCATGGCAACTGTCCCTGATCGGGGCGACGTCGCTACAGGCCTACCCGGCGCAAAGCCAATTCGATGCGGTGCAGAATGAATTTCGCCTGCAACTGACCCACCGTGGCCAGGAGCACTTACTACAGGCAGCCGCCGGCCTGCTCGCCGACGACAGCAGCAAAGCCCGTCCGGGAGGCGATCGCCAGGGCTGGACAGCCAGCCTTTTCGGACGTCTGCACTTGGGGCAAGGCTGGAGTGCGGAAGGGGCCTGGAATGTGCTCGACTGGCGTGGCGCCCGCCCCTTCTCTCCCGGGTTGATCGACTTTCGCCGCGAACAGCAAACCCGCCAGCTGCGCCTCGGCCTGCACTATGCGCTCGGGCATGGCCAGGCGATCATTGCCGAGTATCGGCAGATCGACAATGACGAAAATATCAGCATCATGGGCTACCGTGGCCGCCAGCTCTCGCTGAACTGGCAGTGGCAACCCTGA
- a CDS encoding caspase domain-containing protein codes for MARREQRSEMFKEALGQLKSNPKLADVEECSGRSDVCVPPAATIARVQASTVQPMEIGRRVAYLIANSRYQAPIPELETPRADIEVLGQVLRERMGYDVKVLHDASKAQIIRTLQLAGKTTGQHQSVLVMYAGHGYQISETRQGYWIPVDGNSRDPAGWVSNSDITKLLTAIPAKQVILISDSCYSGTLANEQSARAQPTVSRSELLARRSVLALTSGGEEPVSDEGRNGHSIFAAALIERLQGLQENTTVGQLFDRIRDDVTAEYPQVPQLGAVQSAGHVAGGDFLIDLRR; via the coding sequence ATGGCCCGGCGTGAGCAGCGCAGCGAGATGTTCAAGGAAGCCCTGGGGCAGTTGAAAAGCAATCCCAAACTGGCTGATGTTGAAGAGTGCAGTGGCCGCAGCGACGTCTGCGTTCCGCCGGCCGCGACGATTGCCCGGGTGCAGGCAAGCACGGTTCAGCCGATGGAAATCGGTCGGCGGGTCGCCTATCTGATTGCCAATAGCCGTTATCAGGCGCCGATTCCGGAACTGGAAACGCCCCGTGCCGATATTGAAGTACTGGGGCAGGTGTTGCGCGAACGGATGGGCTACGACGTCAAGGTGCTGCATGACGCAAGCAAGGCGCAGATCATCAGGACCTTGCAGCTGGCTGGTAAAACGACCGGGCAGCATCAGAGCGTACTAGTGATGTATGCCGGTCACGGTTATCAGATCAGCGAAACCCGGCAGGGCTACTGGATTCCGGTTGATGGCAACAGTCGCGATCCGGCAGGCTGGGTTTCCAATAGCGACATCACCAAGTTGCTGACGGCAATTCCGGCCAAGCAGGTGATCCTGATCTCCGACAGCTGTTATTCCGGCACTCTGGCAAATGAGCAGAGCGCACGTGCGCAGCCGACGGTTTCGCGTTCCGAATTGCTGGCCAGGCGTTCAGTGCTGGCTCTTACCTCGGGGGGGGAGGAGCCGGTCAGCGATGAGGGGCGTAATGGCCATTCGATTTTTGCTGCGGCGCTGATCGAGCGACTCCAGGGGTTGCAGGAAAACACGACCGTCGGTCAGTTGTTCGACCGGATTCGCGACGATGTCACCGCCGAATATCCGCAAGTGCCGCAACTGGGGGCGGTGCAAAGCGCGGGCCATGTTGCCGGGGGCGACTTCCTGATCGATCTGCGCAGATAA
- a CDS encoding DUF4214 domain-containing protein yields the protein MSRNEYREYEDDDRADDRYHQEDEHQEVHDDGREYHYATERDHELHGSDSRASVLIGNGSSDRLYGGRHDDRFEAGDGDDYLDGGSGIDTSVHHGRRSDYLLEKNGTGYLLQSRSQSGGSDQLLNVERLQFADATLALDIDGHAGQMYRLYQAAFNRAPDNDGLKYWIGRMDQGLSLGNAADAFTGSSEFQALYGGSHPDPALLVKLLYRNALHREADDDGLGYWAGRYQSGSVDKATLLAAFSESAENQAAVIGVIGDGIVLY from the coding sequence ATGAGCCGCAACGAATACCGCGAATATGAAGACGATGACCGTGCCGACGACCGGTACCACCAGGAAGACGAACACCAGGAAGTCCATGACGACGGCCGCGAATACCATTACGCCACCGAACGCGACCACGAACTGCACGGCAGCGACAGCCGCGCCTCGGTCCTGATCGGCAACGGCAGCAGCGACCGGCTTTACGGCGGCCGCCACGACGACCGTTTCGAAGCGGGTGACGGCGACGACTACCTCGATGGCGGCAGCGGCATCGACACTTCGGTCCACCACGGCCGGCGCAGCGACTACCTGCTGGAGAAAAATGGCACTGGCTATCTCTTGCAATCGCGCAGCCAAAGCGGCGGCAGCGACCAGTTGCTGAACGTCGAACGCCTGCAGTTCGCCGATGCGACACTGGCCCTCGATATCGACGGCCACGCCGGCCAGATGTACCGGCTCTATCAGGCCGCCTTCAACCGGGCCCCGGACAACGACGGGCTGAAATACTGGATCGGGCGGATGGACCAGGGCTTGAGCCTCGGCAACGCAGCCGACGCCTTTACCGGCAGCAGCGAATTCCAGGCTTTATATGGCGGCAGCCACCCCGACCCGGCCCTGCTGGTCAAGCTGCTCTACCGGAACGCCCTCCACCGCGAGGCCGACGACGACGGGCTGGGCTACTGGGCCGGACGCTACCAGAGCGGCTCGGTCGACAAGGCGACGCTGCTGGCAGCGTTTTCAGAATCGGCCGAAAACCAGGCCGCAGTGATCGGCGTGATCGGCGACGGCATCGTGCTGTATTGA